The Streptomyces cathayae DNA segment GCTGTCGCAGTTCATCCGCAGATCGCCCTGCACGGCCTCCGTGTACCGCTCCATCACCAGGTCCAGCAGCTCCGGCTCCGGCCCGATGACGTCCGCCGACCGCACCTCCGTCTTCGGGTGCGCCGCCGCCCACTGCTCGGTCTGGTGCCGCACCCGGTCCGGCAGGATGCCGGTGAACAGGAAGTACGGCAGGACGACGATCCGCCGGGCGCCGAGCCGCGCGCACCGGTCGAGCCCGCTCGGCACGTCCGGCGCCGCCAGCGACACGAACGCCGTCTCCACGGCCCCGTAGCCGCGCCCCTCCCACAGCAGCCGCGCTGCCTTGAACACCTCGGCGTTGGCGTCCGGGTCCGTCGAACCGCGCCCCACCAGCAGCACCGTCACCTCGGCGGGGTCCCAGGAGGGATCCACCGCCTGCCGAAGCCGCCGCTCCAGCACGTTCAGCAGGGCGGGGTGCGGGCCCAGCGGACGGCCGTAGCTGTACGAGATCCCGGGGTGACGCTCCTTCTCACGGGCCAGCGCCGCCGGGATGTCGCCCTTGGCGTGCCCGGCGGACACCAGCATCAGCGGCACGGCGGCGAACCGCCGCACCCCCTGGCCGACCAGCTCGGCGACGGCCTCACCCAGCGGCGGCGGGGACAGCTCGATGAAGCCGCCCGCGACCGGCAGTTCGGGGTGACGGCGCCCCAACTCCTTCACGAAGTCGCGGAACGCCTGAGCTCCGGCGTCGTCCCGGGTGCCGTGTCCGGCGACGATCAGGGCGGGCGGGGTGGTCACAAGGTCTCCTCAAGTGAAGTGGGGTGGTACAGCAGGGCGTTGAGCGCGGCTGCGGCGACCGCCGAACCGCCCTTCTCGGACACGTTGCTCACCGCGGGCAGTCCGCTCTCGCGCAACGCGGCCTTGGACTCGGCCGCTCCGACGAAACCGACGGGCAGCCCGATGACGAGCGCGGGGGAGGCGTCCAGGGTCAGCAGCTCCTCCAGGGCGGTCGGCGCGCAGCCGATCACCCACAGCGCCCCGGGGCCGACCTCCTCGTACGCCAGGCGCATCGCGTGCGCCGAACGCGTGAGTTCGGGCCCGGCCTCGGCGTCCTTGAGACGGCAGACGGTCCCGCGCCGGGTGATCCCGGCCGCGACCATCTCCACGTCCACCACGACGGGCGCCCCGGCGTGCAGCACCGCGTGCGCCTTCGCCAGTTCGCCCTCGTCCATGACGAGATCGTCCGCGTACGCCAGATCGGCCGAGGAGTGGATGACCCGCTCCACGACCGCCCGGGTCAGCGGCGGGAAGTGCCCGGTGTCCAGCCGGGCGCGCAACCGGCGGAAGGACTCCTGCTCGATGGGATGGACCACACGCCTCACCGGGACTCCTCCTGCCAGCGGTAGCCGCGCGGGGTGACCATGCGCCCCGCGATCTCACGGGTCGCCGTGTTGCCCACGGTCACGACCGTCATCATGTCGACCGTCGCCGGGTCGAGCGCGGCGAGCGTGGTCAGGCGACTGGACTCGTCGACGCGGGACGCGTTCCGGACGACACCCACCGGCGTCGTCGGCTCCCGGTGCCCGGCGAGGATCGCCAGCGCCTTCGGCAGCTGCCAGTCACGGCCCCGGCTGCGCGGGTTGTAGAACGTCACCACGAGGTCCGCCTCGGCCGCCGCCCGCACCCGCCGCTCGATGACCTCCCACGGCGTGTGCAGATCGGACAGACTGATCGACACGTGGTCGTGGCCCAGCGGCGCGCCCAGGATCGCCCCGGCCGCCAGCGCCGCCGTCACCCCCGGCACCCCGGCCACGTCGATGTCGTCGGACGCCTCGGCGAGCGCCGGGGAGGCCATGGCGTACACGCCCGCGTCCCCACTGCCGATCAGCGCGACCGCCTGCCCCCGGCGGGCCTCCTCGACCGCCGTGCGGGCCCGCTCCTCCTCCGCACCGAGCCCGGACTCCAGGACCCGGGTGCCGGGCCGCAGCAGATCGCGGATCTGGTCGACGTACTGGTCGAGACCCACCAGCACGGACGCGCCCCGCAGTTCCGCCCTCGCCCGCGGGGTCAGCAGGTCCCGGGCCCCCGGCCCGAGCCCGACCACCGCGAGCCGCCCGCGCCCCGGCCGCCGTACGACGGCACAGGTCGCCATGGCCGGCTGCCCGTCCGCACGCTCCGACTTCCGCTTGGGCACCAGGAGTTCACCCCCGCGCACCAGCGCCGCGGCCTCCGCCACCGACGGGGTGCCCACAGCGGCGAGCGGCGCGTCGGAGGGGTTCGGCACCTCGACGCGCGCCAGCTCCCCGGCGGGGTACGCCACCAGCGGCACACCCAGCCGCCGGGCCGCCTCCACGATGCCGGGCTCCTCGGACTTCGCGTCCACGGTGGCCAGTTCGGCGAGCGACGCGGCCGACAGACCGGCCTCCCGCAGGGCGCCCTCGACCAGCGCGAGGACCTCCTCGACGGGGGCGCCCTTCGAGGCACCCACCCCGACCACCAGGGTGGGCGGCCGGAGGACCGCCTCCCGCGGCCCCGCCCCGACCAGCCGGTCCGTGAGACGGATCGTGTACGCACCCTCGTCCGCGACCGGCAGCGGGGGCAGCGGCCAGACCACGTCGGCGCGCAGCGCCACCGGCTCACCGTCCAGCAGGGCGCGCGACACGGCGGCCACGTCCCCCTCCACCGGGAAGCCCAGCGTGTCCAGGCCGGGCAGCCCCGCCGCGTCGGTCGCCGTGGTCACCACCGGCTCGGCGCCCAGCACCTCGGCGACCCCACGCGCGAGATCGTTCGCCCCGC contains these protein-coding regions:
- a CDS encoding sirohydrochlorin chelatase, with protein sequence MTTPPALIVAGHGTRDDAGAQAFRDFVKELGRRHPELPVAGGFIELSPPPLGEAVAELVGQGVRRFAAVPLMLVSAGHAKGDIPAALAREKERHPGISYSYGRPLGPHPALLNVLERRLRQAVDPSWDPAEVTVLLVGRGSTDPDANAEVFKAARLLWEGRGYGAVETAFVSLAAPDVPSGLDRCARLGARRIVVLPYFLFTGILPDRVRHQTEQWAAAHPKTEVRSADVIGPEPELLDLVMERYTEAVQGDLRMNCDSCVYRIALPGFEDKVGAPQQPHFHPDDDGHHHHGHHGHGHAHSHAH
- a CDS encoding precorrin-8X methylmutase, which translates into the protein MRRVVHPIEQESFRRLRARLDTGHFPPLTRAVVERVIHSSADLAYADDLVMDEGELAKAHAVLHAGAPVVVDVEMVAAGITRRGTVCRLKDAEAGPELTRSAHAMRLAYEEVGPGALWVIGCAPTALEELLTLDASPALVIGLPVGFVGAAESKAALRESGLPAVSNVSEKGGSAVAAAALNALLYHPTSLEETL
- the cobJ gene encoding precorrin-3B C(17)-methyltransferase, with the protein product MIGLISATAAGAAARDRLAAAWPDRTRVYEGPVGDAVRAAFAQCEQLVCFLATGAVVRLVAPLLDDKASDPGVVCVDEGGRFAVSLVGGHGGGANDLARGVAEVLGAEPVVTTATDAAGLPGLDTLGFPVEGDVAAVSRALLDGEPVALRADVVWPLPPLPVADEGAYTIRLTDRLVGAGPREAVLRPPTLVVGVGASKGAPVEEVLALVEGALREAGLSAASLAELATVDAKSEEPGIVEAARRLGVPLVAYPAGELARVEVPNPSDAPLAAVGTPSVAEAAALVRGGELLVPKRKSERADGQPAMATCAVVRRPGRGRLAVVGLGPGARDLLTPRARAELRGASVLVGLDQYVDQIRDLLRPGTRVLESGLGAEEERARTAVEEARRGQAVALIGSGDAGVYAMASPALAEASDDIDVAGVPGVTAALAAGAILGAPLGHDHVSISLSDLHTPWEVIERRVRAAAEADLVVTFYNPRSRGRDWQLPKALAILAGHREPTTPVGVVRNASRVDESSRLTTLAALDPATVDMMTVVTVGNTATREIAGRMVTPRGYRWQEESR